AAAGTCCTTTTCCACATGCGTTGTACTCTAAAGGGCGATTTAGTGCCATGTTTCAACACGAAAGCAAAGGTGGAAGCAATGAGTGCGCGAGAGAGTAAAAAGTGACATGTGAGTTTCGAATATCCAACAGCATGCTGAACCAAAAGCCGAATCAAAAATCATTAATTGGCGCACAATATTAAAGGAAACATTGTCGATAGAACAAGCAAGAGGAAAAGCAACGACGCAATTGTGGTGTTTCATCAAACACAGGAAAAACGTCGTCGCCTTCGAACCAAACGAACGTTCGCCATTGATTGACTTTCGACAAAGAAAACGACAAACAGACACAACAAAAACGGACACAATGAAAGCAAGAATTGATTATTGAAGGAATGCACAATACCAAGCCTCCAAGCCACACAACAGTGTGATGGCCAATGAGAGAATGGTCGGGGGGTAAATGGACCACGTCGCTTTGCCGATCGATTTTGACGATCGATTGAATAAAACACAAAGGGGCAGAGACAATGCAATTGataaaacacataaacacacatacacacaaagcaaCTACGGATGATCAACGATCTCGAATGAAAGGTAAAGGCGATCGAATGAAATGAGTATGGAATGGCGCTTGAGATGTGTTCATCCAGGGAGCGGTAGGACACGGACGCCCTTTCCCTTTGGCCCACTCGAGGCAGATCGCGAAGGGAGAAGGGGCAGAGAAAAATGGTAGTATCTGTTGGTGGATGGAGGACCTACTTTTTTGACACTTCTTGTCGTTGAAAATCCGTCTCCGCGACGATAATTATCACCCTGGGTGGATGTTGATGGTGCgcagttgttgtggtggtggaatgaagAGATGTAAGAAAGCAGGAAACGGAGGACAGGGAAATCAAGAAAGTCGATGGATCGAGCGAGAGCAGGAAagtagagagaagagagagagagagagagagagagagaaagagagaaaagttaGGATAAGTTGAGCATCTAATGCTTATGCATGAGtgttgtgtgtcgtgtgtcgaGAGTGTTGTGTCTTTCTATGTTtgcgttttcttgttttcttcttccaaaATTGAAGTGTTTGTTCTACAGCAAGTCGCTTTCTTCCATCTGCTACGATCGTGCGTCTTCGCTGTAAAGTAAGAGCGAGACGCCACGCAACCCTGCAAGCCTCGGACACCCGAAAAAGCATGTTCGAGGCAGGCTTGTTTGTACGCGTCTCAGACGCCAACAAATGATGCGCCGGTGAACGCGGCGACGAGCGAAGTTCTAGCGAGCTATCGAGCGACGGCAGCAATATTTATGCTCATGATGCTGGACTCATTGCTGGGCGGACACGAAAGATGCGCTACACTTTCGCGGTGAAGCAAGCCACCAGCTCACAATAGcagcactaccagcagcagaagagtgAAGTAAATGATGCTCGTCTGTGCTGCAAGACGGACGAGGACCTACCTGATGGGATCGTAGCGTTCCAAAGTTGTCTCGGCCCCGATAGTTGTCACGTGCATTGTTATAACTGTCTGGCTGGAACTgcaacgagagaaaaagacaAAATTGGTGTCAATGAATTCGTAATTAACTACATCTAGCGACTAGCGCGCAAGATATCAAACTCCGAGTTACCTGGAACAGTGTCTCAGAGTTGACACCATGATGGTGACCCATCGGTTTTCTTAGCGTATTTTTTGGCGAATGTTGCATCTTATTCTGACTAGACGGTTGAGGTAATAGCACTGGTTCAGCGTAGGTCACTTCTTCGACCTGTGGAAGCAGCTTCGGTTCGGCTTGTATCCTGCAATGGAGGCGATGAAGATAGCGAGAAAATGAACTAGCCCATTCGCTGCGGAAAGCTCTCCtggaacaaaaaccaaccgatTAACATTCTGACGCTGTTCAAAGTATTCGTACTCCGTATCCGGGTAGGGTAGATTATCGTCCTCATCCTTGTGGCACCGTCGTCCACAGAAGTAGCCGGTTATGAAGCCAACAAGTAGCGCGAAAATCGCACCGGCCAGGACGGCCATCACGAGCGTTTCCACCGTATACTGAGCGTTGATCAGATCCGGTGTTATCTGGGGACCCTTGTCGTTATAGTTTTCCGAGTTGAACTGAATTTTATCGGCCGGTTGATCCCGGAACGGTCTCTGTGGATCGTACTCGAGATCtgaaaaaaggtggaaatgaTGAGAGATCATTACAATCAGCATCATTACAATCCATTATCATTCAGCAGGAATCGCATTTGGCATTGAGTTTGTTTGTCTATCAACTATATCAATTGATATTAGCACGATTGATCCATTTGAATCAATTACTAAACGGGAATGGTTCGATCAACATTTTCGCAATCAATAAAAATAGTATCAAGATGAAGGGACGTGTTGATGATTTTCATCGGAGCTCACAGGAGATTTACAGTATCTTGGTGAACTACGTGTTCCCCCCTGTTACCGTCAGTACCATCAGTTAACCGATACTGACAGCATAAAAAGGAACAGTAATGCAACGGCAGCTGTTCTTGTTTACAACCAATCCGTGTGTCTATACCAGGAATGCAATAACGTAATCGCATCCTACCGTGGCCACAACAGTGCGGCCACTAATCCAATTACACCATTCGTGGACAACGCTTGCCTTCTCCAGCGTCCGTACCTCGATAACCCTGCCGCTCGACTACATTCGCATCCTTTGCCATCTTGCCCGAGGGGCAGGCTGCGTGGTCGCCGGTGGCCACACTCTGGTAGAACATATTTTCCTCCGACCACCGTGGTGCACCATGCGAACGGCACTTGCCACCGATTTTATCCCAAGCACAGTACGGATCCTGCAGTGCGACGCATTCACTATTGGAACGGAGGAAGAAATAAGGAAAATAGCATTAGTATTACAGACGCAATATGCGTGGAAAAGACAGTTTTCAAGAATTTTTTAATACGGATACGATAGCAAGCGAATGGTTGGGGCGCTAATTAGAACACAGCTACGTTCTTCCGCACGAGCGGCATGAATGACCTTCTGCCCTGTAGCATTAATTACCTGCAGCTCGTTATCTTCTCACTGCTGCAACGATGTAACTTAATAGCCAGTACTGTCGTGTCGGTGActataattaattttccatcatcataaCTGCCGTCCTTTGCGGTGTCTGTAGTTTTGTTGTGAACCGCAAACCGAACCAACAGCCACCCCACAGTTCCGACCGTGCCATGTCCGAACGATGGGCCGTTATTGTACGTCGACCGAGTGTCATTGAATCAACGATGCGTTTGGTTACGAACCGAAGCCATTTAGTTACACACAAAGCGGCGCCAAGGTCCGGATGATTGGTTCGCGATACATCatatgaaaagagaaaaatgagCATTAATACTAGTTTAAAACGTGTTGTCAGATTAAAAACATATATACTTTAAAATGTGATGATAAGAACTGGGCggaaacaacataaacatgataagcttATTACGCCACGCTAAGACTTTCAAATAGAGCATTTTCGCAGCTCCTTGATAACGCGTTAAGCACCCCGTTACCACCACAGCTCCTTTCGTCCAAACCCACCTTATACACTTGCTATGCCAACAGTTTTGCCGctttttgtgcttcttctcAAGCTGATGCACGATGCGAGAAAACTTTCGTAACGAACTTAACATAATCGCGCATGCGAGCATCTAGGGGATTACAGATTACCGGGAACCGCCAGAAGAAGGCAAATGTCTGTATATGTCTGCCGGTCCGCCCTACACACAACTACACTCCAATTACGGGCTAATTATGAGTTCGTTTGTCGTGATGGCGCTACTCTCCAGGACGACTGGTCGGTGGCGCGAAGGTCGCTGATGCTGACGCGATGCTGACAAGCTAAATCCTGCTAATGGTGCGTGgtgcgctgctggtgtgctcgtCGGATCCGAAAACTTGGACTGGCCCGTGCTTTTCATTATCGTTCGGCAATACCCTCCGGTCGAGAGTGTGCTTGCACAGCACTTTTCTTCTCGAGTTACACACCGGAACCGCCCAAGACACGCCACTTGCCAGTCCTAAAGCATGATGCACACCGTTGCCAATGGTGAGAGGGGATGGCCTCCCAAGATGTTTCAGTTTCTTAGCCAAACAGCAATTAAATTATAAACTAAAGTTCTGTTTGACCAAACGGTAATTACTGCTCGCTGGCTTCCGACTTTCGTCACGTTCCAATAGCTGAGTGACGTGGCCAGGGTGGCGGCACACCGTAGGTGCATACCAGTTATACAAAGTGAACGAAGCAGGAGTttgcaaaacaagaaaatgaatttcaaaaCTAGTGTCGATTGTAAATAAAGAGCTGCCTCGTTTCGGTGTGGAATGTGTCTCCATTGCCGTTTTTGGCGTAGCTAGAAGTTTGTCGCCAAAGACTGACTCTCTGAGCGCATCATGCATGCTAGCATTCACGACGGTGTGCGCGCCGTCCAGGAATGTATCAGTGGAATGTATCACTAAAACAAGATTAAAGCACATaaagtttgaaaatgtttGACAAAGGTACGTTATCCTAGACGACCTTCTAGGAATGGATACACTGTTAGCAGGATAACGAGACTAAGTCACGAGAAACCCCGAACACCCGGATTTTGCTGCAATCAATGTGGCttcaatggaaaaaaaacgatgaaaggATACTAGCCACCAGAAGCGCACCAACAGATCGATTCGGACACAACCGTTCGTTAGCTCAGCATCATTGCGCCACTGTCAGTACGGTCCGGCAAACTGCGGGAGAGCGCACATCATTAGACTGAAATATTCAGAAATCATATAACCATGCCACGAAACCGGTAGCAAATTAGGAACAACCCCTCGTGTATGTTCCAGGTAGCCGATGTCTTTTCGACGGCTATGTAATACGATGCCCTGCGAACGGCCTTGGCAGCAGGGCGAAAAGTTCATTTTTAAGGATAAAACTGTTCATCTAAAAGTGTCCTTCGAAACGCTATTTCTTCCAAGCGATCGATGAATGGATCGATTGTTTCTCGATTTAATAAAACCTGCTCGCTTCAACGGtcatcacgagcagcagcagcaccgccaccagcggGAAGGAGCGGTAGAATGGTCCCGGTTTGGGTAACGGTTTCGAATTCCCCTGAGAGCCATGACCCGGGAACGGAACCATTTCCGGTACGACGAGCAGCGCGACAGCGGAACGACAGGAACGATAATCATCCTTCTGACTGACATCCGTCGCGCTGGTTCCACCgtactggcactggcactagcGTTAGCGAGAAATGGTAGGATCGGTAGGTCTCGGTTGACGGAGAAGCACGGATTTGCTTGAAAACAACCCGGCACGACGAAAGAGATAAACTGAGATCGAAAAAGACGGACTGAGAGAGAAGGAACGTGTGCTGACGGTATTGACGATGATGGCCGACCAACGGAACAAGCGACCGGCATTGTGAGCCGGACGTTGGGTCCGGATTTCGTCCGGAaacaattttccgatttcacCGTTTTTCCTCCAGTTAAGGTCGCTCCGCAAACGGGAGTGAGGTTGGGCCTCACGCTTTGTCGCTCCGGTCATTGTGTGGCATCTAGTTCTGGAAGGGGTATGCATGTCGCTTGCGTCGTCCTGTTTGCTTCTGCACACGAATCGAATTAGCAGTCGGGCTACCCCCGGGAGCCGGACAAACGATGGTGAAACCGTCAGCCATGCAAAGCTCACGCCGATCGGTTTATGCCAAGTGTGTGCTCTTGAAAACATTGGCCAGCTAGCAGGGGGTTGGTCGTCTGTTTAACGTACTCGCCACCACACCGGTGTTACTGACTACTAGAGCCGGATCATTCTCCTCCTGGCTCGAGGCTTCAATATTTATCCTGCCCGACTGCCTACCGATGGTAGACTCCTTCTGCCGGATTGTTGGTGCTTCAAAAAACTCCCAAATCCCCGGAGAGCGTGAACATTTCAATTcgcagaagtagaagaagcagtCCGGGGAAAACACAATCCCGATCCACACTGCGACCTATCCACTCAGCGTTTGGGTTTGGTTCggtggatggaaaataaattgaaaaaatgcaaataggCCGGTTGGCACTCGTAGGCGCTGACCACATCCCGTCCACGTCCATTCGCCACGATTCATCGTTCCTGCAAACCAGGCAGCGGTATTAGGAacctggccggtcggtcggtcagtcagcAGAGGCAGCACACTTTCTCCGTCGTGGGGCACTTTTGAGATGCCTTCGTTCGGCGTGGCACCGTCTTTActcaaacgaacaaacacagGCAGGCGCATGAAAGAACTCGAAACAGCACGTGGGCCTAAGGACCTATGATTGGTGGAAACTACTGCTTACCGTACTGCATGGTTCGCACGATTTCGAGCGTGCGGATCGGTTCGTTCGTCTGGAGTGCATCGATTTCTTCGATAACCACGGAAGTTACTTTCTTGTTCGAGTCGGCCGATTCCGCGTTAACCGTTTTGAGGATTTTGCCATGATctgaggaaaaaagaaaacgtgAGATGTGGTGTTAAATGATTAAATGATATAAATAAAATTTCTtacaaaaaaacagatttaGCCATTTCAATGGTTTGAAGTGTAAATGGGCGAACAGGAGGACAATGAACTCAAGAAAATTTCACCAAAACCGATAACAGTTATAGCGATAATGGTACACGATAAAGTACGACACAGAGATAAACTATttgaaaatacaaaactaactGAACGCTTCAAAAGAACATgaatattttccaaacaacaaaatttaTCTCGTAAAACGACTctaaatgataataataaaaaaggcTTAATTTTTGTAACAGGTAAAAACGTATAAAAATGATCTTATATTACATTGTTGAAAGTTATCAAAACATataattttataaataaaaaatttaataaacaatcAATGAACAAGTGGAAATTGATAAGAATTAACACTCTTTTCacaaaaaacatgtttcttCGTACTTTCCAAACAACTGAAGTACTTTTCCCCATAACTTCCAAACTCTCCCTGTTGTAGTATACTAAGCTACTAGCTACCACGAGCGTACTTACCAGTGCCCACGAAAACAACATCATACGTTTTACCACCGGGCGTTTTGATTTGCGGATCCACGGCGATAGTGGTGAACCGATACCTGTTGTAATAGCGTAACGGAGTAAGAAAAAATACGTTGAGTACGTTGAGCACATTGCTGCCGTTTCGTTTAGTTGGTTAGCTTGTAAACATTTTGCCATTGGATTAGCCGCATGTTTacagacaaaaagaaaaaaaatggaaaatccgaCGCCACCACTTGGTGTTGGCGTCTGTCAGGGAACTGGTGGCATCCGATAAACACTTACATCGTACTGACGCGCGTCAGGATGGGCGAGCCGAAGAACGCTGGTACGGTTTCGTCCATTAGCGAGTGAGTCTTTTTGAAGTTGAGCGTTAGATCAGGCAACGTCCGGGAATCGTTGTGACAGGAGCCAGGCCTTGGATCGGGTACCTGTATGTTCACCGGATCGGAaacgagtgaaagagagagagaaagacgaaACATCTATGAAATCGCAGCCGCTGGCACAGTTAGGCAGGACGTTGATAGAAGAAATCCGAGAAGTGGTACCGCGGACAGTCAACCAATGCACACAGGATAAATATGCATAATctcaccaaccagcaacctCTCGCGGGGAATGGAAGAGGGATAGTGATTACCGGAGAGttcgttttattttaattagaaggataagcactcacgACGTTTGTACACTAATTAGTTAACGTGGCGGTCAGGTACTCGTGTCAACTCAAAAGTGCAATAACACATCCTGGAACTCCTGTGACACCTCCTGACACGGCCTTGTGATGCGGTATGTGTACTGAGTTGTGCTGAACCAGATAGGGCACAAGTATGATTGTGTCGCGGGATTTACATGTGGTACGTTTGATCCAATTAGTGCTCAATTTGCCATCTTATCTATGCGGGTCTGTACTGGTTGACATTGCACACAGCATCGGAACCGAGCAGTCGGAATGGTCCGGCAGTGAAACCGAGCGCTCATTAAGCCATTTCGCAACAGATGTTATGCACATCTCATCGCGCACACTTACCGGACGCTGTGTGAAAATAAACCGCTTTCTACTTTTAAATCAGTGGGGGAAGCAATTATAGCTAATGCGATAACTTATTCAATGTTGTtcagttcgtttgttttgtaaaatgaTGGGACATTGGCGTCACCATGAGCGCAATCCATTCAAACAGGTTGAACAGCTTTCTATAGCGGTATGTTATGCTGCACAGTACTGAAGGAACATCAAATTATCTCCCAAACGTTCTATACTTACATTTAGTGGATTAACGGGCAACCAGTTGGAGTTCAGTCCACTTTGCTCCTTGAAGTTTCCCTCGAAGGTATCCGAAATGTCCTACAAACGGGAGAGACAACAGATTAATCATACAGCAAGGAACAGGAATTTTTGCACAGGTATTTCGAAATAGTAACCGAGTAAACAaacttttcacttcattttgtttcactgCAAAGGACGGTCGTGTACTACAGTTACAGTTTATCTCCATTaaaaaatttggaaaacaatGTAAAAAACTCCACCATCAAGGGCGATTGCTctatttttccaaaaacgcTTTAGATCGCGAGTGTGATGGTTTGTTGAACAGCTATTTTCGCTCCACAATCACGTCCCTGCCGTCATCAGaaagggcagcagcaactaaaAGATATCCAATTATATCTCAAGAAAGGAGCTAGCACAGCGAGAAAACTTCAAGATTTATGTTGACGACAAAAGTCCCCTCAGTCTTGGCCAAAAGCGACGAAGGCCCTTTTCATACTACTCGAAGGCAGTTTGGAGATTTATTCCAGTAATAGATACGCAATTTATCCGTTTAGTTGCGTAGCCAGTGTTTTAAGCTTTTTGTTAAAGGCATTGATACTATACTAATTCTTACCCGTAATTCATCGGAGCAGCTTATGTTAGCATGCGCTTACGCCAATTACCACAGTCAATGACAAGCTTTCCATTTCGCTACACAAAAACCCAATTCATAATCACGGAACGCGCTAAATCGTAATGAATAGCCTTCAAAATCGTGAACCGGCATTCGCAGGGCTTTTGCTGttgtcgccatcatcgccaaccCTCCAAGGCAGACAAAATAGATGGCACTAAGAGGTGGAGGTAGAAAACACTCTCTCATCTTTTACTCCCTTTTCAGCACTCCTGCTCCACTTCGCGGGCACGGTAGcagtttgaaaatgaaatgttaaatCCTGTCCATCAAACCACCCTAACGAGCGACAGCTCATTAGCGAACATCCCCCCACTAAATATTAGCGGGCCACAAAATTGAGgctaataaaaatgaaaagactTGAAAGGTGAAAGAACCCCTGTCGATATCGATCGAAATCAATCATCTTTGATAATACTTCCAGGATACGGTGGCCGCCGAGCTTCACACCAGGACGGATGTTTCACCGAAATTCGGTtaagaatgaaaagaaaggtgaTCGATGGTGACTACCCACCACCAATCGggatgataataatgatggaAGTAGTAGCTGGTAGGCATCGAACCATTGTGATGGCTTTATGCGGTTGCGTTCAGTAGAAACGGGGCTTTCAGAAACATATCTACGCTTTATGATTCATTACCCACTAGCTGCATCGTTGTACAAACTCGAAATTGATAGTAGGTCGTAACTGGTGAATGCTAATGATCAGTGGGTTTTGAAATAAACCATTCCTAAGCAGCAATCCAGGAGCAAATTAAAACGCAATACACGGCCACTCCATTAGACCAATCGAGCAAAATTTGATAAACCAAACGCACCGACCATCATCCTGTCGAAACATTCAATTAGCAATATAGATTGCGTATTACTAAAACAGGGATTGAGAGTGCGTGCACACTACATCCTTCACCTACTGTACACACCCAAATTGTTGTGCAACCAGCGGCAACCATGTCCAAACTGGCAGAATGGTGCATTTTTCGCGAAAGCATGTCCGGCGGCTTGGTGTACCGCATGTTTTTGGATCCTCATCGCCGTCCAACGAGGTTTGTTTGGTGCTTTTATGTGGTTCACAAAATTTTGCTAACAGATGCATCCCTCGTCTGCCGACATGGCCGGGCTCGGCCGATAAATGCAGAATGCTTCCGGGAAGGACAGGATACACGAATATTTAATgcacgaaatgaaaatcgCAATTCGTAAATTGTTTCATTCCCCCACCACGTCCAGCAAGCACGCGGACAACCTGCACTTGGTAGCATGGCCGACTACTGCGATGCTTGCCGCTCTCCGCTTAATGTTAAACTTTCGAAACCTCAATCTGCGCGATGCTCGTAACCATCAGAGTAGCAAGGGAAAAACACGGGTGCACGTGCGATCGAACGTACCTGCAGCGAGAACGCACAAACCGCTGAGCCGGCTATTGCGTTCGGTGAGGTGGAGAACACGCCGTATATCAGCTTGGAATTGGCGTGTCCATATCTGCCTTCGACCATGTTGCTGGTggattctgcaaaaaaaaagaaaaggagaaaagtaTGAGAAATTTACTCAATTCAAGTGTAATTCCATAAAAGTTTCCAACTTAACATGAACTCGAAATGGTTTCCGATCCGAACCGTTTGCTCAATTATACTTTCCGTGCATCCGATTGGAAGATAATGAAACGTAAAGTGCTTGGAAAAAAGttttcacaaaaaagggaagaccGACAAGATCGAGCTAAAATGTCCATTCCGGATCATTCATCAAAATGTTCAATAAGAATGCTCGTGTTCTCGACTCCCTTCGGAGCAATAACGGGGCATCGCAGCACTTGtgcgcagcagcaaacaacttTCGATGAGTTTCGATGAAAACAAGACACCGAAGGGTAGAATTGAAAACTTTCCTCCTGCATTTTGTTCTGCACGCTGGTCTTAGCGCGAAGTTGCGCTAGAAGTTGCGAATTGATGACGCTGCCTGCCAGTGGGGTTGCGTCCGGGTTGCggcgatggtgttgctgccatCGCGATGTATACCGAGCCACGGACCGGAGTGAGGTTGCCTTTTGGCACCGTTTCTGAATCCGATGCGGCAGACGATCgacccggacggacggactatCAGCTCCCTGCCAGCACCGCCAGGCGGCAAAGCCAACCAATCGCTCTTCCACAAGCGATTTCTCCTCTGCTGGCTGGGCCGGCATGGCCTGTGCCTGacttttcaatattttcctaGCTAACTATTTCTCAAACTGctgttgattcaatttcttttcccttttagCTAGCTGACGATCACCCGTGGCTCTCGTGCACCGCTCCAGGGGTTGCAATtgtgaccggtggtggttggcaggTTGGCTGGGGGATGCAATCTTCTATCGCACCATCACGAGGCACTGAAAAATGCACCACCGGTTGCACCAGTGGTGGTGCCAAGGAGAAGCCCCGCGTGAAACCGGTCCTGATGCGCCCTCCTGGTGGGGCTGTGATGGTGAATCTTATTTCGGAATGGGAATATGTCTTATTTTCGCTTCGTTGGTGGTAAACTTTTCCTCTCACGTGCTATCTCGCGCAAGGAGGCGCCGGAAGGTTCTACACTTTCCACAGAcagaggaacagagagagggaacaaAATTCAAGAGGAAAACCCAACGGGAACT
The sequence above is a segment of the Anopheles darlingi chromosome 2, idAnoDarlMG_H_01, whole genome shotgun sequence genome. Coding sequences within it:
- the LOC125950778 gene encoding semaphorin-1A isoform X2 — its product is MSAKSKRSFCGTRQWQRLSTTIAGQLLVGAFLVMVLVAGSSYAWQENVRPKLYVTLADKEYLRFQGNESTSDYFKLVLRDPNTNNLLVGARNIVYNLSIYDLSETTRLSWYSSEDDIKMCIVKGKDEDVCQNYIRVLAVPSQGALMSCGTNAFRPLCRIYSINGNNYSVESEKPGQAMCPYDPTHNSTAVFVDSELYSGTVADFSGLDPIIYREHLQTEQHDSLSLNAPNFVGSFTQGDFVYFFFRETAVEFINCGKAIFSRVARVCKWDKGGPSRLKNRWTSYLKSRLNCSMPGDFPFYFDEIQSTSNMVEGRYGHANSKLIYGVFSTSPNAIAGSAVCAFSLQDISDTFEGNFKEQSGLNSNWLPVNPLNVPDPRPGSCHNDSRTLPDLTLNFKKTHSLMDETVPAFFGSPILTRVSTMYRFTTIAVDPQIKTPGGKTYDVVFVGTDHGKILKTVNAESADSNKKVTSVVIEEIDALQTNEPIRTLEIVRTMQYDTAKDGSYDDGKLIIVTDTTVLAIKLHRCSSEKITSCSECVALQDPYCAWDKIGGKCRSHGAPRWSEENMFYQSVATGDHAACPSGKMAKDANVVERQGYRDLEYDPQRPFRDQPADKIQFNSENYNDKGPQITPDLINAQYTVETLVMAVLAGAIFALLVGFITGYFCGRRCHKDEDDNLPYPDTEYEYFEQRQNVNRIQAEPKLLPQVEEVTYAEPVLLPQPSSQNKMQHSPKNTLRKPMGHHHGVNSETLFQFQPDSYNNARDNYRGRDNFGTLRSHQVYL
- the LOC125950778 gene encoding semaphorin-1A isoform X1; translated protein: MSAKSKRSFCGTRQWQRLSTTIAGQLLVGAFLVMVLVAGSSYAWQENVRPKLYVTLADKEYLRFQGNESTSDYFKLVLRDPNTNNLLVGARNIVYNLSIYDLSETTRLSWYSSEDDIKMCIVKGKDEDVCQNYIRVLAVPSQGALMSCGTNAFRPLCRIYSINGNNYSVESEKPGQAMCPYDPTHNSTAVFVDSELYSGTVADFSGLDPIIYREHLQTEQHDSLSLNAPNFVGSFTQGDFVYFFFRETAVEFINCGKAIFSRVARVCKWDKGGPSRLKNRWTSYLKSRLNCSMPGDFPFYFDEIQSTSNMVEGRYGHANSKLIYGVFSTSPNAIAGSAVCAFSLQDISDTFEGNFKEQSGLNSNWLPVNPLNVPDPRPGSCHNDSRTLPDLTLNFKKTHSLMDETVPAFFGSPILTRVSTMYRFTTIAVDPQIKTPGGKTYDVVFVGTDHGKILKTVNAESADSNKKVTSVVIEEIDALQTNEPIRTLEIVRTMQYDTAKDGSYDDGKLIIVTDTTVLAIKLHRCSSEKITSCSECVALQDPYCAWDKIGGKCRSHGAPRWSEENMFYQSVATGDHAACPSGKMAKDANVVERQGYRDLEYDPQRPFRDQPADKIQFNSENYNDKGPQITPDLINAQYTVETLVMAVLAGAIFALLVGFITGYFCGRRCHKDEDDNLPYPDTEYEYFEQRQNVNRIQAEPKLLPQVEEVTYAEPVLLPQPSSQNKMQHSPKNTLRKPMGHHHGVNSETLFQFQPDSYNNARDNYRGRDNFGTLRSHQGDNYRRGDGFSTTRSVKKVYL